From one Lasioglossum baleicum chromosome 11, iyLasBale1, whole genome shotgun sequence genomic stretch:
- the LOC143213418 gene encoding cytochrome P450 6a8 isoform X1 gives MINDWRDALRSKKMWSLLRECYEQFLLVGLLLGILYYFFTSTFDFWESRGVPFRKPTVLFGNFAPMLLFRKSLPEGIKEMYDWFKDERFFGVFRVRSPVLILRDPDLIKDICVKNFSCFSNRGIPVNSQDPLSGHLFNLEGKKWKSLRAKLTPAFSSGKLKRMFYLLAECSEEFEKLIDTSSRIDRPLAIEVRELAAKFTIDVIGSCAFGIQINALTDEESDFHRAAKKLSKPSYKATLWRMLRTAVPKLYKLLGVQVIDPGVTRFFKNVVSRMINQREEHAVKRHDFMDLLIELKNKGSLENDSGTGQIDYVNDGDATDEIELNETSIAAQAFVFFAAGYETSSNTIAFCLYELALNNDIQEMTRRDIHDAIENDNENGKLTYDAVQNMKYLDTVIAETLRKYPSASLLSRRCEHRYQIPGTKVELPAGIRVIIPIYGLHHDPEYYPSPATFDPDRFTEENKRSRPAFAYLPFGEGPRNCIGMRFALLQIKVGIISFLRNHRVEACERTTTPIEFSRRSLTTTSEKGFWMRIVPTS, from the exons ATGATTAACGACTGGAGAGATGCGTTGCGGAGTAAA AAAATGTGGAGCCTGCTGAGGGAATGTTACGAGCAGTTTCTGCTGGTGGGACTGTTACTGGGGATCCTTTACTATTTCTTCACGTCGACGTTCGATTTCTGGGAGAGCCGCGGTGTGCCGTTCCGAAAGCCGACCGTCCTTTTTGGAAATTTCGCACCTATGCTCCTATTTCGCAAGTCCCTGCCGGAAGGTATAAAGGAGATGTACGACTGGTTCAAGGACGAACGATTTTTCGGGGTGTTCCGAGTTCGATCACCCGTCTTGATCCTACGAGATCCCGATCTGATCAAGGATATCTGCGTGAAGAACTTCTCCTGCTTCTCCAACCGCGGTATCCCGGTGAATTCGCAG GACCCATTATCCGGCCACCTATTCAACCTCGAGGGCAAGAAATGGAAGAGCCTCAGAGCTAAATTGACGCCAGCCTTCTCCTCCGGCAAACTGAAAAGGATGTTCTATCTGCTGGCAGAGTGTAGCGAAGAATTTGAAAAGTTGATCGATACGTCCTCGAGGATCGATCGGCCGTTGGCGATCGAGGTTCGCGAATTAGCGGCGAAATTTACGATAGACGTCATCGGTAGCTGCGCGTTCGGCATACAGATAAACGCTCTGACCGACGAGGAATCCGATTTCCATAGAGCTGCCAAGAAACTCTCGAAGCCGAGCTACAAGGCCACGCTTTGGAGAATGCTCAGAACCGCCGTACCGAAACTTTACAAGCTCCTGGGCGTTCAGGTGATCGATCCAGGGGTCACGAGATTCTTCAAGAATGTCGTGTCGCGGATGATTAACCAGAGAGAAGAGCACGCTGTCAAGAGACACGACTTCATGGACCTGTTGATCGAGCTCAAGAACAAGGGTAGCTTGGAAAATGATTCGGGAACCGGACAAATCGATTACGTTAACGACGGAGATGCTACCGACGAAATAG AACTGAACGAGACCAGTATCGCTGCGCAAGCGTTTGTGTTTTTCGCTGCCGGTTATGAAACGTCGTCGAACACAATCGCGTTCTGTCTTTACGAGCTGGCACTGAACAACGATATTCAAGAAATGACGAGACGCGATATTCACGATGCCATTGAGAACGATAACGAAAACGGCAAATTAACTTACGACGCTGTCCAGAACATGAAATATCTCGACACGGTTATTGCAG AGACCCTGAGAAAATATCCATCTGCCTCGTTGCTGTCTCGTAGATGCGAGCATCGGTATCAAATACCCGGCACAAAAGTCGAACTACCGGCAGGTATCCGGGTGATTATTCCGATCTACGGGCTCCATCACGATCCAGAATACTATCCGAGTCCTGCGACGTTCGATCCAGATAGATTCACAGAGGAAAATAAACGATCGAGGCCCGCCTTCGCGTATCTTCCGTTTGGGGAAGGACCGCGCAACTGTATCG GAATGCGATTTGCTCTGCTACAAATCAAGGTAGGAATCATTTCGTTTCTGAGAAACCATCGAGTGGAGGCTTGCGAAAGGACAACTACACCGATCGAATTCAGTCGGCGGAGCCTCACCACGACCAGCGAGAAAGGATTCTGGATGAGAATCGTACCGACTTCGTAG
- the LOC143213418 gene encoding cytochrome P450 6a2 isoform X4 yields the protein MINDWRDALRSKKMWSLLRECYEQFLLVGLLLGILYYFFTSTFDFWESRGVPFRKPTVLFGNFAPMLLFRKSLPEGIKEMYDWFKDERFFGVFRVRSPVLILRDPDLIKDICVKNFSCFSNRGIPVNSQDPLSGHLFNLEGKKWKSLRAKLTPAFSSGKLKRMFYLLAECSEEFEKLIDTSSRIDRPLAIEVRELAAKFTIDVIGSCAFGIQINALTDEESDFHRAAKKLSKPSYKATLWRMLRTAVPKLYKLLGVQVIDPGVTRFFKNVVSRMINQREEHAVKRHDFMDLLIELKNKGSLENDSGTGQIDYVNDGDATDEIELNETSIAAQAFVFFAAGYETSSNTIAFCLYELALNNDIQEMTRRDIHDAIENDNENGKLTYDAVQNMKYLDTVIADASIGIKYPAQKSNYRQVSG from the exons ATGATTAACGACTGGAGAGATGCGTTGCGGAGTAAA AAAATGTGGAGCCTGCTGAGGGAATGTTACGAGCAGTTTCTGCTGGTGGGACTGTTACTGGGGATCCTTTACTATTTCTTCACGTCGACGTTCGATTTCTGGGAGAGCCGCGGTGTGCCGTTCCGAAAGCCGACCGTCCTTTTTGGAAATTTCGCACCTATGCTCCTATTTCGCAAGTCCCTGCCGGAAGGTATAAAGGAGATGTACGACTGGTTCAAGGACGAACGATTTTTCGGGGTGTTCCGAGTTCGATCACCCGTCTTGATCCTACGAGATCCCGATCTGATCAAGGATATCTGCGTGAAGAACTTCTCCTGCTTCTCCAACCGCGGTATCCCGGTGAATTCGCAG GACCCATTATCCGGCCACCTATTCAACCTCGAGGGCAAGAAATGGAAGAGCCTCAGAGCTAAATTGACGCCAGCCTTCTCCTCCGGCAAACTGAAAAGGATGTTCTATCTGCTGGCAGAGTGTAGCGAAGAATTTGAAAAGTTGATCGATACGTCCTCGAGGATCGATCGGCCGTTGGCGATCGAGGTTCGCGAATTAGCGGCGAAATTTACGATAGACGTCATCGGTAGCTGCGCGTTCGGCATACAGATAAACGCTCTGACCGACGAGGAATCCGATTTCCATAGAGCTGCCAAGAAACTCTCGAAGCCGAGCTACAAGGCCACGCTTTGGAGAATGCTCAGAACCGCCGTACCGAAACTTTACAAGCTCCTGGGCGTTCAGGTGATCGATCCAGGGGTCACGAGATTCTTCAAGAATGTCGTGTCGCGGATGATTAACCAGAGAGAAGAGCACGCTGTCAAGAGACACGACTTCATGGACCTGTTGATCGAGCTCAAGAACAAGGGTAGCTTGGAAAATGATTCGGGAACCGGACAAATCGATTACGTTAACGACGGAGATGCTACCGACGAAATAG AACTGAACGAGACCAGTATCGCTGCGCAAGCGTTTGTGTTTTTCGCTGCCGGTTATGAAACGTCGTCGAACACAATCGCGTTCTGTCTTTACGAGCTGGCACTGAACAACGATATTCAAGAAATGACGAGACGCGATATTCACGATGCCATTGAGAACGATAACGAAAACGGCAAATTAACTTACGACGCTGTCCAGAACATGAAATATCTCGACACGGTTATTGCAG ATGCGAGCATCGGTATCAAATACCCGGCACAAAAGTCGAACTACCGGCAGGTATCCGGGTGA
- the LOC143213418 gene encoding putative cytochrome P450 6a13 isoform X3 translates to MINDWRDALRSKKMWSLLRECYEQFLLVGLLLGILYYFFTSTFDFWESRGVPFRKPTVLFGNFAPMLLFRKSLPEGIKEMYDWFKDERFFGVFRVRSPVLILRDPDLIKDICVKNFSCFSNRGIPVNSQDPLSGHLFNLEGKKWKSLRAKLTPAFSSGKLKRMFYLLAECSEEFEKLIDTSSRIDRPLAIEVRELAAKFTIDVIGSCAFGIQINALTDEESDFHRAAKKLSKPSYKATLWRMLRTAVPKLYKLLGVQVIDPGVTRFFKNVVSRMINQREEHAVKRHDFMDLLIELKNKELNETSIAAQAFVFFAAGYETSSNTIAFCLYELALNNDIQEMTRRDIHDAIENDNENGKLTYDAVQNMKYLDTVIAETLRKYPSASLLSRRCEHRYQIPGTKVELPAGIRVIIPIYGLHHDPEYYPSPATFDPDRFTEENKRSRPAFAYLPFGEGPRNCIGMRFALLQIKVGIISFLRNHRVEACERTTTPIEFSRRSLTTTSEKGFWMRIVPTS, encoded by the exons ATGATTAACGACTGGAGAGATGCGTTGCGGAGTAAA AAAATGTGGAGCCTGCTGAGGGAATGTTACGAGCAGTTTCTGCTGGTGGGACTGTTACTGGGGATCCTTTACTATTTCTTCACGTCGACGTTCGATTTCTGGGAGAGCCGCGGTGTGCCGTTCCGAAAGCCGACCGTCCTTTTTGGAAATTTCGCACCTATGCTCCTATTTCGCAAGTCCCTGCCGGAAGGTATAAAGGAGATGTACGACTGGTTCAAGGACGAACGATTTTTCGGGGTGTTCCGAGTTCGATCACCCGTCTTGATCCTACGAGATCCCGATCTGATCAAGGATATCTGCGTGAAGAACTTCTCCTGCTTCTCCAACCGCGGTATCCCGGTGAATTCGCAG GACCCATTATCCGGCCACCTATTCAACCTCGAGGGCAAGAAATGGAAGAGCCTCAGAGCTAAATTGACGCCAGCCTTCTCCTCCGGCAAACTGAAAAGGATGTTCTATCTGCTGGCAGAGTGTAGCGAAGAATTTGAAAAGTTGATCGATACGTCCTCGAGGATCGATCGGCCGTTGGCGATCGAGGTTCGCGAATTAGCGGCGAAATTTACGATAGACGTCATCGGTAGCTGCGCGTTCGGCATACAGATAAACGCTCTGACCGACGAGGAATCCGATTTCCATAGAGCTGCCAAGAAACTCTCGAAGCCGAGCTACAAGGCCACGCTTTGGAGAATGCTCAGAACCGCCGTACCGAAACTTTACAAGCTCCTGGGCGTTCAGGTGATCGATCCAGGGGTCACGAGATTCTTCAAGAATGTCGTGTCGCGGATGATTAACCAGAGAGAAGAGCACGCTGTCAAGAGACACGACTTCATGGACCTGTTGATCGAGCTCAAGAACAAGG AACTGAACGAGACCAGTATCGCTGCGCAAGCGTTTGTGTTTTTCGCTGCCGGTTATGAAACGTCGTCGAACACAATCGCGTTCTGTCTTTACGAGCTGGCACTGAACAACGATATTCAAGAAATGACGAGACGCGATATTCACGATGCCATTGAGAACGATAACGAAAACGGCAAATTAACTTACGACGCTGTCCAGAACATGAAATATCTCGACACGGTTATTGCAG AGACCCTGAGAAAATATCCATCTGCCTCGTTGCTGTCTCGTAGATGCGAGCATCGGTATCAAATACCCGGCACAAAAGTCGAACTACCGGCAGGTATCCGGGTGATTATTCCGATCTACGGGCTCCATCACGATCCAGAATACTATCCGAGTCCTGCGACGTTCGATCCAGATAGATTCACAGAGGAAAATAAACGATCGAGGCCCGCCTTCGCGTATCTTCCGTTTGGGGAAGGACCGCGCAACTGTATCG GAATGCGATTTGCTCTGCTACAAATCAAGGTAGGAATCATTTCGTTTCTGAGAAACCATCGAGTGGAGGCTTGCGAAAGGACAACTACACCGATCGAATTCAGTCGGCGGAGCCTCACCACGACCAGCGAGAAAGGATTCTGGATGAGAATCGTACCGACTTCGTAG
- the LOC143213418 gene encoding cytochrome P450 6a8 isoform X2 has protein sequence MWSLLRECYEQFLLVGLLLGILYYFFTSTFDFWESRGVPFRKPTVLFGNFAPMLLFRKSLPEGIKEMYDWFKDERFFGVFRVRSPVLILRDPDLIKDICVKNFSCFSNRGIPVNSQDPLSGHLFNLEGKKWKSLRAKLTPAFSSGKLKRMFYLLAECSEEFEKLIDTSSRIDRPLAIEVRELAAKFTIDVIGSCAFGIQINALTDEESDFHRAAKKLSKPSYKATLWRMLRTAVPKLYKLLGVQVIDPGVTRFFKNVVSRMINQREEHAVKRHDFMDLLIELKNKGSLENDSGTGQIDYVNDGDATDEIELNETSIAAQAFVFFAAGYETSSNTIAFCLYELALNNDIQEMTRRDIHDAIENDNENGKLTYDAVQNMKYLDTVIAETLRKYPSASLLSRRCEHRYQIPGTKVELPAGIRVIIPIYGLHHDPEYYPSPATFDPDRFTEENKRSRPAFAYLPFGEGPRNCIGMRFALLQIKVGIISFLRNHRVEACERTTTPIEFSRRSLTTTSEKGFWMRIVPTS, from the exons ATGTGGAGCCTGCTGAGGGAATGTTACGAGCAGTTTCTGCTGGTGGGACTGTTACTGGGGATCCTTTACTATTTCTTCACGTCGACGTTCGATTTCTGGGAGAGCCGCGGTGTGCCGTTCCGAAAGCCGACCGTCCTTTTTGGAAATTTCGCACCTATGCTCCTATTTCGCAAGTCCCTGCCGGAAGGTATAAAGGAGATGTACGACTGGTTCAAGGACGAACGATTTTTCGGGGTGTTCCGAGTTCGATCACCCGTCTTGATCCTACGAGATCCCGATCTGATCAAGGATATCTGCGTGAAGAACTTCTCCTGCTTCTCCAACCGCGGTATCCCGGTGAATTCGCAG GACCCATTATCCGGCCACCTATTCAACCTCGAGGGCAAGAAATGGAAGAGCCTCAGAGCTAAATTGACGCCAGCCTTCTCCTCCGGCAAACTGAAAAGGATGTTCTATCTGCTGGCAGAGTGTAGCGAAGAATTTGAAAAGTTGATCGATACGTCCTCGAGGATCGATCGGCCGTTGGCGATCGAGGTTCGCGAATTAGCGGCGAAATTTACGATAGACGTCATCGGTAGCTGCGCGTTCGGCATACAGATAAACGCTCTGACCGACGAGGAATCCGATTTCCATAGAGCTGCCAAGAAACTCTCGAAGCCGAGCTACAAGGCCACGCTTTGGAGAATGCTCAGAACCGCCGTACCGAAACTTTACAAGCTCCTGGGCGTTCAGGTGATCGATCCAGGGGTCACGAGATTCTTCAAGAATGTCGTGTCGCGGATGATTAACCAGAGAGAAGAGCACGCTGTCAAGAGACACGACTTCATGGACCTGTTGATCGAGCTCAAGAACAAGGGTAGCTTGGAAAATGATTCGGGAACCGGACAAATCGATTACGTTAACGACGGAGATGCTACCGACGAAATAG AACTGAACGAGACCAGTATCGCTGCGCAAGCGTTTGTGTTTTTCGCTGCCGGTTATGAAACGTCGTCGAACACAATCGCGTTCTGTCTTTACGAGCTGGCACTGAACAACGATATTCAAGAAATGACGAGACGCGATATTCACGATGCCATTGAGAACGATAACGAAAACGGCAAATTAACTTACGACGCTGTCCAGAACATGAAATATCTCGACACGGTTATTGCAG AGACCCTGAGAAAATATCCATCTGCCTCGTTGCTGTCTCGTAGATGCGAGCATCGGTATCAAATACCCGGCACAAAAGTCGAACTACCGGCAGGTATCCGGGTGATTATTCCGATCTACGGGCTCCATCACGATCCAGAATACTATCCGAGTCCTGCGACGTTCGATCCAGATAGATTCACAGAGGAAAATAAACGATCGAGGCCCGCCTTCGCGTATCTTCCGTTTGGGGAAGGACCGCGCAACTGTATCG GAATGCGATTTGCTCTGCTACAAATCAAGGTAGGAATCATTTCGTTTCTGAGAAACCATCGAGTGGAGGCTTGCGAAAGGACAACTACACCGATCGAATTCAGTCGGCGGAGCCTCACCACGACCAGCGAGAAAGGATTCTGGATGAGAATCGTACCGACTTCGTAG